One Orcinus orca chromosome 7, mOrcOrc1.1, whole genome shotgun sequence genomic window carries:
- the LOC101269457 gene encoding programmed cell death protein 5-like, which translates to MLTEENKQLERGLSILKLLEVVQLPRGLSEWAGAWPWLLAPDGHTVAEEELEALRKHRRAELQAKHGDPGDVAQQEAKHREAEMRNSILAQVLDPSARARLSNLALVKPEKTKIVENYLIQMARHGQLSGKVSEQGLIEILEKVNQRTEKKTTVKFNRRKVMDSDEDDDY; encoded by the coding sequence atGCTTACTGAGGAGAACAAACAGCTGGAACGTGGCTTAAGCATACTGAAGCTCTTAGAAGTAGTACAGCTTCCCAGAGGGCTCTCTGAGTGGGCTGGAGCGTGGCCGTGGCTGCTCGCTCCAGACGGCCACACTGTGGCAGAGGAGGAGCTTGAGGCGCTGAGGAAGCACAGGAGGGCCGAGCTGCAGGCGAAGCACGGGGACCCTGGCGATGTAGCACAACAGGAAGCAAAGCATAGAGAAGCAGAAATGAGAAACAGTATCTTAGCCCAAGTTCTGGATCCGTCTGCCCGGGCCCGATTAAGTAACTTAGCACTTGTAAAGCCTGAGAAAACTAAAATAGTAGAGAATTACCTTATACAGATGGCACGGCATGGACAACTAAGTGGGAAGGTATCAGAACAAGGTTTAATAGAAATCCTCGAAAAAGTAAACCAacgaacagaaaagaaaacaacagttaAATTCAACAGAAGAAAAGTAATGGACTCTGATGAAGATGACGATTATTGA